A window of Argopecten irradians isolate NY chromosome 1, Ai_NY, whole genome shotgun sequence contains these coding sequences:
- the LOC138331810 gene encoding retinol dehydrogenase 14-like: MGIHHSFPRVIIPKERVVVVTGANTGIGYETAKCIAEMGATVILACRSEEKAKQAMVKMNAEFQAEKDKKNPRIVDYPELSLEFMKLDCSSLQSVMDFAKEFKLSGRQLHVLVCNAGIGMSKQAYTEDGYELMFQVNYLSQYLLTAHLLPIMKTSGEDCRIIMVSSEVHRYSEFNLDRIQGKQYNERNFKRTLYYGNSKAFQIMQMFSMNRRLQNSNVTVTSLHPGVVQTEVTRNFTDLAPWALLFGVSKLLGASKTPFEGAETTINAAVNPALKGVRDVYFNNCKPDSIASMARKKHNQEGLWAYTQECLKKGGFLPEDVIKCLEGE; the protein is encoded by the exons ATGGGAATTCACCATTCTTTCCCCAGGGTAATTATCCCCAAGGAGAGGGTTGTCGTAGTAACCGGTGCCAACACAG GCATTGGGTATGAAACAGCAAAATGTATAGCCGAGATGGGAGCTACGGTTATATTGGCATGTCGGTCAGAGGAGAAGGCGAAACAG GCAATGGTAAAAATGAATGCGGAATTCCAGGCAGAGAAGGACAAGAAGAATCCTCGTATCGTAGACTATCCGGAACTGAGTCTAGAGTTTATGAAATTAGACTGTTCCAGTCTACAGTCGGTGATGGACTTTGCTAAGGAATTCAAACTTTCTGGTCGGCAACTACATGTCCTCGTCTGCAACGCTGGGATAGGAATGAGCAAACAGG CCTACACAGAAGATGGATATGAACTCATGTTTCAG GTTAATTACCTGAGTCAGTACCTTCTGACGGCACACCTGCTACCTATAATGAAGACATCAGGTGAGGACTGCCGTATCATAATGGTGTCCAGTGAGGTCCATCGCTACTCAGAGTTCAACTTGGACAGAATACAGGGCAAACAATATAATGAACGAAACTTTAAACGGACGTTGTACTACGGAAATTCAAAAGCATTCCAG ATTATGCAGATGTTCAGTATGAATCGACGACTTCAAAACTCAAACGTTACAGTAacaagtttacatccgggtgtGGTACAAACGGAAGTGACGAGAAACTTCACCGACTTGGCGCCATGGGCGTTATTGTTTGGTGTATCAAAATTGTTAG GTGCATCTAAAACACCCTTTGAGGGAGCTGAGACCACCATTAATGCAGCTGTGAACCCGGCCCTGAAAGGTGTCCGTGATGTCTATTTCAACAACTGTAAACCAGACAGCATCGCCAGCATGGCAAG AAAGAAACATAACCAAGAAGGTTTATGGGCATACACACAGGAATGCCTAAAGAAAGGAGGTTTTCTCCCAGAGGATGTCATCAAATGTCTAGAAGGAGAATAA